In Aegilops tauschii subsp. strangulata cultivar AL8/78 chromosome 3, Aet v6.0, whole genome shotgun sequence, one genomic interval encodes:
- the LOC109748959 gene encoding uncharacterized protein, with product MDAAAGGHRWTEEVDDLVDAGDVDGAISLLESVVSSLSTAAPSPPPAGADLRLATALGDLAGLHASRGNTLQADAIRSRAIVLRLRAEKEAPRPQALGDHATAENSASPEASTGSKDSKALSSVDDKDGDEDDDWEAIADRGDETPVRPLVQEARVTTPCSSSEKSSTSSSGTKRRGRGSFLYDKSVLYSDQCGSERDLDDKRSDPARGGSKGHADEKDNKDAAKRFGTRHALVLYDFPPSTRTTDLERIFEKFGDHGVAIRWVNDSVALAVFRTPSSANEAQACVPPRYKVRSLKDNDDLLAKIDGTDLEPPTPRPKTSARTAQRLIAHGMGLKQFTTIDAGERKEQEEARRSRITARQAARDDAWGED from the exons ATGGACGCGGCGGCCGGTGGCCACCGCTGGACGGAGGAGGTGGACGACCTGGTCGACGCCGGGGACGTCGACGGCGCCATCTCCCTCCTCGAGTCCGTGGTCTCCAGCCTCTCCACCGCCGCCCCCTCGCCTCCGCCGGCGGGCGCCGATCTCCGCCTCGCCACGGCGCTCGGCGACCTCGCCGGCCTCCACGCCTCCCGTGGGAACACCCTCCAGGCCGACGCCATCCGCTCCCGCGCCATCGTCCTCCGCCTCCGCGCCGAGAAAGAAGCCCCCCGGCCCCAGGCCCTAGG GGATCATGCGACGGCGGAGAATTCTGCATCGCCAGAGGCCTCTACGGGATCTAAGGACTCGAAAGCCTTGTCTAGCGTCGACGACAAGGACGGAGATGAAGATGATG ATTGGGAGGCTATTGCGGACCGTGGCGATGAGACACCGGTGCGCCCCCTCGTGCAAGAGGCGAGGGTGACAACACCTTGTAGTTCTTCAGAGAAAAGTAGCACTTCATCTTCAGGGACCAAGAGGAGAGGAAGGGGTTCGTTTCTTTATGACAAGAGTGTTCTGTACAGCGACCAGTGCGGTTCAGAGAGGGATCTGGATGACAAACGGTCTGATCCAGCTCGTGGTGGATCAAAGGGTCATGCGGATGAGAAGGATAACAAGGATG CTGCAAAACGATTTGGGACCAGGCACGCCCTTGTTCTTTACGACTTCCCACCTAGCACACGCACAACAGATTTGGAAAGGATCTTTGAGAAGTTTGGAGACCATGGAGTTGCCATCCGCTGGGTCAATGATTCTGTTGCACTTGCCGTTTTCCGGACGCCGTCATCTG CTAATGAGGCACAAGCTTGCGTGCCTCCAAGATACAAAGTACGGTCACTAAAGGATAATGACGATCTCTTGGCAAAAATCGACGGTACAG ACCTAGAACCACCGACGCCGAGGCCGAAGACGTCGGCGAGAACAGCGCAGAGGCTGATCGCCCACGGGATGGGGCTAAAGCAGTTCACGACCATCGATGCAGGTGAGCGGAAGGAGCAGGAGGAGGCGAGGAGGAGCCGGATCACCGCCCGACAAGCTGCACGCGACGACGCCTGGGGCGAAGACTAA